The Edaphobacter flagellatus sequence ACGCTCGACATTGGTGTCGACGTTCCTGAGAGTCACCTTAACACCGACAACAACGTTCTGGGTCGGGTCAGTAACGATTCCGCTGACGGCGGAGGAGGAGCTCTGTGCCACAACAGGGGTAGATAGACCGGCAAAACTCGCAAGGAACAGACTGGCGAATAGTGCCGCTCTAGTGGCGGTTGCAATCAGTGATTTCTGCATCGATGGTCTCCTGACAACTCCGGCAGTGCTACCGGTAGTGACGGCGAGAATCCTATCGAGCACGAAAAACAGCTGTCAAGAAAACTTTTACTAATTGCTTTTTTATTTCGCGTATTGAAATCGTTTGCAATTTGTTTGAAGTCAATACTGACCTGAATTTACGGAGGGGTTAACGCAGGATGGGATCGAGCCACACTTCGACACTCTGGGCCCAAAGCGCACCGTGAGCCTTCAGGCCAGCGTCGTTGAAGTGTGTGCCTTTGCCGTTGTTCTGCCGGTAGGCCGCGGTGAGGGTGTCGGTATCTGGCCCCTGCAGCGCGATGCCGCTTCTCCAAAGGCTTTGCTGAGCCTCACGGATGGGAGGCGTGGAGGGATCCTGGGGAGTATGGTAGCTAGCCTGCGCAACGAACCAGGGGATGTCCCATCCGGCCTGCTGGCGCGCGGAGAGAATGACGTGTTCGAGCATGTCGCGGTAGGTAGAGGCGGAGATCTCATGCTCGGGGGCCTGATGTGAGTCGGATTCGCCCTGATGCCAGAGGACGGCGCGGAAGCCATGGGGACCGAACTGTTGGATACGGTGCATCATGCCGTTGAAGAGGGTTCCGTCGCTGATGAGCGTACCGTCCGCAGTTTTGGTGATGTATTTCGTCATCGTGGGCATGACTTCGACCTTCTCCCCTGCGGGGAGCCACTGGCGAATGCTTGTGGAACCATGGCCAGTGGACGCAATGCCGATGGGGACGTGGTATTTGCGGTAAAGTGCGTCGCCGAAGGAAGGAAGGAAGCTTCCCTTCTTGCTGTTGTCCTGCGTGCCGGGCTGTGGGTCGTTGGCAATTCGCCAGGAGTCACCGCTAAAGGTGGAGACCATACCGGTCTGAACAGTCTGAAGAGTCTCGCCATAATTAGTGGAGTTGGATTGCCCTGCGATGACAAAGACTTCGCCGACGCCAACGTGCGGAATTGTGGAGGCTGCCAGCGTGTGATGGCCGCGACGCAGTTGTACCTCAACGGTGTAGAAACCGCCGGCAGAGGTCTCGATGATTTGCTTGAAATCGCCGGAAGAGGAATGGAGAGTGAACCTGGTCCACTTGCTGTGAAGCTTCCCGGAGATTGCCTCCCCTTTAATGCGCACACGCAGGTTGTCTGCCTCGGCGGGGCCATGACCGCGCAGTTCGATGGCACCGGCCAGACGGGTAGTGCGCTGGAAGACCTGGTAGTCAAGCGGAGATGCGAGGGTGAGAGTCTGCCCTTTGAGCTGTGCGCAGCTGAGAAGAAGACCGGTCATGAGAAGGCTGCGGATTCTGAGTGTTAAGTTCATGGGTGCGAGCGGACTCCTGATACAGCAGACCTAGATAGAGTACGCCAATCTTTTTGAGATAGAAATTGTTCTTTCACCAATAAAATTCATATAATGAGCGCGATTGGACATTGGAGGTTTTGGAGCATGCGCAGTCTTCTTTGGATTTTCGTGGCGATGGCAGGCATCGGCCACGCAGTGGGGCAAAATCTCGCTCCCGATGAGGCGCAACGCCGGCTGGATGCCGGCAATGAGCCCATGAAGGTCGGTAACGCTTCGCCGCAAGATGCGGCGGCGATTCAGGATGCAAAGACAGGCTGGTATGCAGAGTCATTGAAGACACGAGATCAGCGGCTGGCGTGGTGGCGTGAAGCGCGATTTGGATGCTTTGTTCACTGGGGCGCCTATTCGGTGCTGGGAGGAGAGTGGGAAGGCCGGCCGAATCCGGGGTATGCCGAACACATCATGCGCGTAAACAAGATTCCTCTGAGCGTCTATCGCGATGACGTAGCGGCAAAGTTCCATCCGGATGCCTACGATGCAAAGTCGTGGGTGAAGCAGATGAAGGCAGCGGGCATGCAATACGTCATCATCACATCGAAGCATCATGATGGGTTTGCGATCTGGCCGTCGGATGTGAGCAAGTACAACATACGCGACGTCTCGCACTTCGATCGCGATCCGCTCAAAGAACTCGTCGACGCTGCGCATGCCGCGGGGATGCATGTGGGCTTCTACTACTCCCATGCATTCGACTGGGAGGACCCCAATGCTCCGGGCAATGACTGGGACTACCAGAACCCAGCAGGCGACAAGGGGTTGTATGGCGGATTGAACTGGTACAACGCTCATCCAGAGCTGATTCCGCGCGTTGAAAAGTATGTATACGGCAAGGCGATTCCTCAATTAAAGGAACTGATCGCGAAGTATCACCCCGACATTCTGTGGTTCGATACGCCAAGCAAGCTTCCCTTCTTTGAACAAGCGGCGATCATCAAGGCCGTGCGTCAGGCCGATCCGAATGTTGTGATCAACGGACGCGCGGCGCGAACGCTGGGAGTGAACCTGGGCGATTATCTCGACACAGCCGACCGTCCGGCGGAACTGCGTCCTACGCCGGGGGACTGGGAGGCGATTCCGACAACAAACGAGTCGTATGGATATAACAAGCTCGATACGGTGCATAAGCCGGTTGGCTATTTCATTCAGCTGCTGGCTAAAACGGCAGCCAAGGGCGGCAATATCTTGCTGAACATCGGTCCAAAGGGTGATGGCACCATCGACCCGCCGGATGCGGAGATTCTGGCAGGCATCGGCAAATGGATGGCCGTCAACGGCGACAGCATTCACGGCACCGAGCGGACGCCGCTGGACCGGCAGGCGTGGGGCGATTCGACAGTGAAAGGCGATACGCTTTATCTACATGTGCTGGAGTGGCCGTCCAATGGCAAGCTGCTCGTCGGTGGATTGTTGAGCAATGTGAAGCAGGCTTATCTGTTGAGCGATGCGGCGAAGAAGCCCTTGAAGACGAGCCGCGTGGGCACAGAAGATCTGCTGATCGATGTACCGAAGATGGCTCCGGATGCCGTGGATACAGTCATCGTTGTGAAGACAGATGGGCCGGTGAAGGGCAAGACGGGACGTCTGCTGCAGGCGCAGACAAATCAGTTGCTCGGATTTGATGCGACAGCAACGGGCAACGGCTTTGTCTACGGGGATGGCAAGACGGCGCAGTACTTCGTGGACGGCTTGCAGAAGGAAGGCAATTCACTGACCTGGCAGATTCGCACGGAGAAGGCACTGCGCTTTGCCTTGGAGGTGAAGTACAGCACACCAAAGGATGAGAGCACGCCGAACAGAAAGTTTGCCGTCAGGCTGGGAGACAAGACTTTCACAGGAGCGATTGAAGCGACGGCAGGTCCTCGCCAGATGAAGACACTGCCAATGGGCGAAGTCGAGATCAAGCCCGGCGCGCTGCAGGATCTAACCATTACGATGGAGGGCGGCGGCGATCCGGTGCACTTCTTCGAAATCGACCTGAAAGCTCTGTAGCGACACTCTGATTCTGAGATATCCGCGTGTGTGACTGCTTGTGCACACGCGGATATTTTTTGCCTGACACGACTGCGATCATTATGATCGGGAAATCGTGCCTTATCTGGCCTCGCTCTCTGCGGCTTATCTCCATGCCACATTTGGCGTGGTGTGCCTGTACGTTATAGGCATTCTCGCCGCAGGCTACCTCTTTCGACGGCGCTCGGAGACGGCATCACAATTTCTTCATGCGGGGAAGATGCTGCCAGCTGGGGTGACCTCGCTCGCCTTTCTTGCCGCCAACTGCGGAGCTCTGGAGATTATGGGGCTTGCTGCAGCCAGTGCGAAGTATGGCATGCTGACGCTGCATTTCTATTGGATCGGCGCGATTCCAGCGATCATCTTTCTCGCTCTCTTCATGATGCCGGTCTATGCGCAGAGCGGCGCGGCGACATTGCCGGAGTTTCTGCGTCTTCGCTACAACGACACACTGCAGATGATCGTGTCCGTGTCGTTGATTGTGATGATGGGGTTCGTCTCGGGCATTAGTCTCTATGCGATTGCATCGCTGCTGCAGGTGTTTCTGGGCTGGAATTTCTTCGCGACGATTCTTTTCACACTGGCAATCACAAGTTGCTATGTCTCGCTTGGCGGCTTGAAGGGAACGATCTATAGCGAGGTTATCCAGCTGGCAATCACTGTGGCGGGTCTGGTTCCTTTGACGTATCTCATTCTGCGGCGCTTTCATGGGCTTCATGGACTCGTCGCCAGTGTGCCGGATCCGATGCGCCATACGTGGGCATCGCTTCCCGCCATTAATCCTAAGACTGCGCCCATGGATGTTCTGGGAGTGATCGCGGGACTGGGCTTTGTACTTAGCTTTGGATATTGGTGTACGGATTTTCTGCTGATTCAGCGAGCACTTGCTGCGCGCGACATGCGCGGCTCAGTCAATACGCCTTTGATCGCGGGGTTTGCGAAACTGGTATTCCCACTGCTGGTTGTTGTTCCGGGGCTCGCGGCCTTCTCCGTGCTGTCTTCAGACGTACGATTTGATGAGACGATGCCCAGAGTGATGACCCACTTTTATGGCCCGGCCATGCTGGGCCTGGGAGTCTCCGCAATTCTGGCCAGCCTGATGTCGGCACTGGCGGGAAACATCATGGGCATTGCCACCATCTGGACGCATGACGTTTACAAGCCCAGGATCGCTGCAGCGAAGAGTGAATCGCAGTATCTGCGCATGGGGAGATTATCCATCGCTGCGGCAACTGTCTTCAGCATCGCGTCGGCGTATCTTGCGCTTCGCTATAGCACGATGATGGATTATCTGATGCTAATCTTTTCACTCTTCAATGCTCCATTGTTTGCGACGATGCTGCTTGGTGTATTCACTCGATGGACGACACCTGTTGCGGCGATTGCAGGGCTGGTATCTGGAATGCTGGCCGCCCTGGCCATGAATCTTGCAGTGCATTTTGGGCTGCTGCACTATGGGTCACAGATGAACGCTAATTTTTATGGAGCCATCGTTGCGTTCTTCGTCTGCCTGATCGCATCGTCCCTCATGAGCCTGTTCACGCAAGCAAAGCCGGCTGCGGAGATCGAACACGTCACCTTTAACTCGCGCATGTTGCGATCCACTCAGGCGTTACGCGTGTCGTGGCTGCTGGCGACGCTTTTGCTGGCGACCTGCATACTGATCAACATTAGTTTTTGGTGATTACTGATCGAGCTTCAATCAGCACGAGCCATCGCAGTCGATTTGCGAATGACAAGACTTCCGGCAACTTCATATTGCGTACCCAACGACTGCGCATCGCTCTGCAGGCCTTCCAGTGCTTTAAACAACTGACGTGCGAGTTGTTGCCGTGGCAGCTTGACCGTTGTCAAAGGCGGTTGAAAGAGATCCGCCAGCTCGATATCGTCAAAGCCGACCACAGAGACATCGGACGGCACGGACAATCCTCTTGCATGCAGCGCACGAAGCGCACCGATCGCGGTAAGATCGTTAGCTGCGATAATAGCTGTCGGATATGGACGGAGGTTTAATAGCTCCACCATGGCCCGCTCCCCACCGGAGATGCGATAGTCGCCTGCCCTCATCAACTCCGTATCCACTTTGAGGCTGTTCTTTTTCATCGCTTTGATGAAGCCGTCACGATGATGATCGGAGATGGTTGGGCCAATGGAGCCTCCGATATATCCGATGCGGGTGTGCCTGAGAGACTTAAGATGCTTAACCGCTTCGAGGATGCCACTGTAGTAGTCGATCTGTACATCACTCAAGCCAGGGCCAACGATACGGCGGTCCATCGTGACAAGAGGGACACGATTGTGAACCAGAGCTTCGATCGGCTCCGTCTCAATCTCAGAGGCGAGAAGTGCTACCCCGTCAACTTTCCGGATGAGCATGCGGCGGATGGATTGCTGTGCGCGCGAGGCATGAAAGTCCGTCGTCGCCATGAACATGTCGAGATTCCTCTCGACCATAATCTGTTCGAAGCTTCGGATTAGCTCTGGGAAGAATGGGTTCGTGATGTCTGGAATGATGAGCCCGTAGGAATTTGACCTTCCGTGCTTTAAGGTCGTCGCGCTGCTATTGGGATAGAACTTGGCCTCTGCGATCACCTTCCGAACGCGTTCTGCTGTGGAGGGTTTGACATTGTTGAGACCATTGATAACGCGTGACACGGTGGCGCTTGAAACTCCTGCTAGCTTCGCGATGTCACGCATGTCCACTGGCTACATTTCCCCCTCTGGTTCGACGCAGTGCACCTTCAGTTTAGTGCCCTTTCGTTATTTAGCGAGAAGGCCAGCTTGAAAGACGCAGCTGCTCATTCATGATGAGGAACGCACCCAGCCCGTGGAAGTCGTCGGTGTTGCGTGGGCGGTTGAGGTAGAACGCCAGATCGCCCACGTTGGTGCCGCCACAAATGTTCGCGATGTGCATCTGGCCGTCGGCATCTTTAGAGACCTGGGTGAGGACGCCACGATACCCTTTGCAGGCAACTTCGAGAAACTTCTTCGGAATGTATTTGCGCTGCACCGCCATATAGATCGTGTAGGTGTACATGGACGAACTGGAAGTTTCGAGCCAGTTTCCGGGTGTGCTTGCTTTATCCACGACCTGATACCAGAGGCCCGTTGCGGAATCCTGGTACTTTGCATAGGCATTTGTAAGCTGAATGACCTGATCGATCAGTTCTTTACGCTGCGGATGGTTGTGCGGCAGGATCTCCAGAACTTCGATCAACGCCATGCCAAACCAGCCGATCGCCCTGCACCAGAAGATCGAAGAGTGATGTGTAACTGGATCGGCCCAGGGCTGTGCACCGGACTCATCGTAAGCATGAAACATCAGCCCAGTCTGCGGATCATTCAAATGCTTTTTGTAGATCAGCAGCTGCTTCACCGCTTCGTCGTTGGCATACTTCGCATCATTGAAGGTTTTGCCATAACGAACAAGGAACGGCATCGACATAAACATGCCGTCGAGCCATAGCTGATGCTGCCTGGAGAGCGCGTGCCAGAAGGCACCATCTTCAGTACGCGGGTAAGTGTCGAAACGATGCCGGATGCTGTCGGCTGCCTTGCGATATTTCTCCTGCTTCGTCTCGGCATAGAGCACCAGCAGAAGATTGCCGGGGAGCATGTAGTCCAGCGCCGAAATCGTGCGATCAATGACGCCGTCTTCGGAGACATGCTTATCGACCCACCCCTGAATGTAGTCGAGATATTTCTTGTCTCCCGTCCGCTTGTAGACCAGAAACTGCCCATAGAGATAGAGCGAGATCGCATAGCCCCAGCCTCCGAGCTTTGTCGGATCAGGCGTGCGCTGCATCTGGGAATCGCAGAGATCTTTCGACCAGTCGGTCTCGGTGGCAGCGACCTTATCTTTAGCGCCGAAGAACATTTCGGCAAAAGCCGAACGCATCTGGCCGTGAGCCAGGAACGGCATCGGTATCAACATCTTTGCAGCTTGTCGTCTATTCATCTTTTTATTGACTCAATCAACCAAACTTTATCGCGGGGATTCAGGCCGATCATAACATCGGCTATTCAGATACGAAGACGAACCACTTTCTCCGCTGCTCCATTGGCGAAGGCCACGGGCTTCTGCGCCTTCGATAGATCTCCACCATCGACGATGATGTTCTCATTTTCGCTTCCTTCGACCTGCAGGAAGACTGCAGCCGGCGTAAGCAGCCGTGGGGAGTTCATCAAAATATCTTTGCTATCAATGAATCGTGCCGCCGATTCCGCAGATGTGTTGCCCTGAACATTGATGCCGTAGATTGTGGCATCAACAACGTGATCAAAGATGACCGCAGGACGAAGATCAGGAGATGCAACCTGAAGACGGATATTCTGCACTGTGAGCCCATGAACACCGCGTGCGTAGAGTCCATACGCGGGCATCGGCCCCATCATGAAATACTCGCCTGCTATCTCAGGGAGGTCCCTGCGCGCTGCATCTTCTGCAGTACCGCCTCCACCAAAGGTGAGGTGAATGTTGCTAAGCGAGATGTTTTCCATCGTTGCTCCGCCGACACAGTTCAACGTGATGCACGAGTGCTTCTCTCCCGGATTCGCATTGCTTGTAATTTTCGCGTCGGGAAGTTGAGGCGGATTCGTCGTCACCGTTCCGTGGATATTACTAAACGAAATATTGCGGAGCACCGCTGGCGTTGTTGTTCCTCGCGGAGCTCCCGTCGATGCGTCATATTCGTTCGACGGAGTGACTGGTGCGCCTGGAGTAGCTGCACGTGCGGCTCTCGGTCCGACACTGACATGAATCGGGCCGGTTACATCGCTCAGCACAAGATTCGAGAAGGAGATGTTCTCATACCGCGAACCCGGATTGCCCTGGAACTTGATAGGGCACCCGTACACCTGATAGATGACGCAGTTTGAGATAGCAATGTTCTCAGCGAATCCTCCGCCGAAACGAAAGACCGACCAGCGCGTGCTGAAGACAGAGTTCGTTACCGTGACGTACTTGCAACTCCCGAAGAGTGCACATGCGTCGTCCTGCGAGAGGACGATGCAGTTATTGACGGTAACGTATTGCGCGCTGATGAAGTGGAAACCATCGTTATTGCTGTTAACGCGGTTGTGAATGTAGATCGTGTCCATGTGAACACGCTTGCTTTGGATGACCCGAATGCTGTGGTACGCGCAATCGATGAGGTCGATGTTGCGCACAATCAGGTTTTCGCACTGATGCGCGAGGATATGATACGGACGCTTAAGCCCTCCGAGGCCACTTGGAGGCGGGGTCCCGCGAACGGGAGAATGAAACTGGAAGCCTTGACCATCAATTGTTCCGGGGCCTTCAATCGTGACGTTCTTCGCATTAACGGCATAGAGAAGCGCCCAGTTCCCATCATTCAACGTCGAATCGCCGCTAAGCGGGATGGCATCGACAGCGTGGTACTGTTTGCCATCTGACGTGCCGAGAAGTTTTGCCGACGATGCGATGTGAAGCGTGACGTTGCTCTTCAGCTCCACTGTTCCTGTCTGAAATATTCCGCCAGTGAGGAGAACCGTGCCGCCGCCATCGGCAGTACATGCGTCAACGGCGGCCTGGATCGCCGCGGTATCCATGGCCTTACCATCGCCCTTGGCCCCGTAGCTGCGGACATTGTAGACACGCGATCCCAGATCGAGCTTGTCAGACTTGCCTGCAGGCTCTGCTGCGAGAGGTGTCGCTTTCATCATGGCGAACGATGTGGCCGCTAATGCGGGAAGGGAGACGGTGTTGAGCCACTCGCGGCGCGTCATACTGCTTGACTTGTTTTCCAAAGACATTTTCCACCGTTTTGAAATTGTTGGTGAAATAGATGTAGCCTGCAGAACACAAACCTGCAGGCTACATCTAGCTTCAAGCTAAAAGGTAAACCGGCCGGAGAGCTGCAGTGTACGCGGCCCTCTATCTGCGGTCAGGTTTCCGAACGTTGGAGAAAGCTGTGGACTACCGACAACACTGGTTGCATCAAAACGTGCCGTGGTATCCACGTTGGTGAAGGATGCATGATTGAAGACGTTATATGCCTCCACACGAAGCTGCAACGTCATCGCCTCATGAATCGAGAAGTTCTTGTTGACGGCCATGTCGAAGTTATTTGTGCCGGGACCACGGAACATCGTCGAGCGTGTGATTCCTGGCGTGCTCTCCGTAGGAATCTGCCGCGGCGTTGGCATCACGAATGCTTCTGATTTGAAGTAGCGAAGAACAGTACGATCGCCTTTGCCCAGAATTGGATCGGTGTTTACGATCGGATGCGCTCCATCGCCGCCCCCGGTCAGGTTGACACCACCAGTGTTGAGAGTGACCGTCTGCGGCGCACCACTGATGAATTCGGTAATGCCGGAGTACTGCCAGTTATCCAAGAGAAGTCGGGTAGCGAAGTTAGAGAAATGTGTGCTTCCTTTAGGAAGATCCCAGCTCCAATGGGCCACAAAGTTGTTGGTGCGGTCATAACTGGCAAGTCCCCAGTTCCACCAGCGGTGCGGTTGATAGTAGCCAACAGCGCCGTTGACAGCATCCGCGTCTGTCATCACCTTCGACCAGGTGTAAACCACGCCAAACTGCAACCCATGTGCGAAACGCCGCGTGAGCTGTGTCTGGAGCGAGTGATAGGCGGATGTTCCCGCATACGAGCGCAGATTGACATTAGAGAATCCAGCAATCGGACGGAAAAAATTATCACCGAGTGGAACAGGTTGGCACCATAACAACGATGCCGAAGAAGCGTTGGCAGGGCAGTCCGCAGCCTTACGTCCGAGGATTGGAGTGAAGGTCGTTGCCTGGCTCGGATCAACGTTCTTAGGATCGAACTGCGACAGATATGGAACCGTGTTGAAGTCGAGTTGTTCGTTCAGGTGACGCCCAAAGGTACCGACGTAAGCGATGTCGACTACCGTCTGGAAACCAACGGATTGCTGCACGCCAAGCATGGTATTGAATATCGTTTCGATAGGCCGATTGAATTGCAAAATACGTGTTGCCTGTGGGCTGATGAGCGTCGTCCCGCTGGAGC is a genomic window containing:
- a CDS encoding glycoside hydrolase family 28 protein, which codes for MENKSSSMTRREWLNTVSLPALAATSFAMMKATPLAAEPAGKSDKLDLGSRVYNVRSYGAKGDGKAMDTAAIQAAVDACTADGGGTVLLTGGIFQTGTVELKSNVTLHIASSAKLLGTSDGKQYHAVDAIPLSGDSTLNDGNWALLYAVNAKNVTIEGPGTIDGQGFQFHSPVRGTPPPSGLGGLKRPYHILAHQCENLIVRNIDLIDCAYHSIRVIQSKRVHMDTIYIHNRVNSNNDGFHFISAQYVTVNNCIVLSQDDACALFGSCKYVTVTNSVFSTRWSVFRFGGGFAENIAISNCVIYQVYGCPIKFQGNPGSRYENISFSNLVLSDVTGPIHVSVGPRAARAATPGAPVTPSNEYDASTGAPRGTTTPAVLRNISFSNIHGTVTTNPPQLPDAKITSNANPGEKHSCITLNCVGGATMENISLSNIHLTFGGGGTAEDAARRDLPEIAGEYFMMGPMPAYGLYARGVHGLTVQNIRLQVASPDLRPAVIFDHVVDATIYGINVQGNTSAESAARFIDSKDILMNSPRLLTPAAVFLQVEGSENENIIVDGGDLSKAQKPVAFANGAAEKVVRLRI
- a CDS encoding sodium:solute symporter family transporter; amino-acid sequence: MPYLASLSAAYLHATFGVVCLYVIGILAAGYLFRRRSETASQFLHAGKMLPAGVTSLAFLAANCGALEIMGLAAASAKYGMLTLHFYWIGAIPAIIFLALFMMPVYAQSGAATLPEFLRLRYNDTLQMIVSVSLIVMMGFVSGISLYAIASLLQVFLGWNFFATILFTLAITSCYVSLGGLKGTIYSEVIQLAITVAGLVPLTYLILRRFHGLHGLVASVPDPMRHTWASLPAINPKTAPMDVLGVIAGLGFVLSFGYWCTDFLLIQRALAARDMRGSVNTPLIAGFAKLVFPLLVVVPGLAAFSVLSSDVRFDETMPRVMTHFYGPAMLGLGVSAILASLMSALAGNIMGIATIWTHDVYKPRIAAAKSESQYLRMGRLSIAAATVFSIASAYLALRYSTMMDYLMLIFSLFNAPLFATMLLGVFTRWTTPVAAIAGLVSGMLAALAMNLAVHFGLLHYGSQMNANFYGAIVAFFVCLIASSLMSLFTQAKPAAEIEHVTFNSRMLRSTQALRVSWLLATLLLATCILINISFW
- a CDS encoding sialate O-acetylesterase — translated: MNLTLRIRSLLMTGLLLSCAQLKGQTLTLASPLDYQVFQRTTRLAGAIELRGHGPAEADNLRVRIKGEAISGKLHSKWTRFTLHSSSGDFKQIIETSAGGFYTVEVQLRRGHHTLAASTIPHVGVGEVFVIAGQSNSTNYGETLQTVQTGMVSTFSGDSWRIANDPQPGTQDNSKKGSFLPSFGDALYRKYHVPIGIASTGHGSTSIRQWLPAGEKVEVMPTMTKYITKTADGTLISDGTLFNGMMHRIQQFGPHGFRAVLWHQGESDSHQAPEHEISASTYRDMLEHVILSARQQAGWDIPWFVAQASYHTPQDPSTPPIREAQQSLWRSGIALQGPDTDTLTAAYRQNNGKGTHFNDAGLKAHGALWAQSVEVWLDPILR
- a CDS encoding LacI family DNA-binding transcriptional regulator encodes the protein MRDIAKLAGVSSATVSRVINGLNNVKPSTAERVRKVIAEAKFYPNSSATTLKHGRSNSYGLIIPDITNPFFPELIRSFEQIMVERNLDMFMATTDFHASRAQQSIRRMLIRKVDGVALLASEIETEPIEALVHNRVPLVTMDRRIVGPGLSDVQIDYYSGILEAVKHLKSLRHTRIGYIGGSIGPTISDHHRDGFIKAMKKNSLKVDTELMRAGDYRISGGERAMVELLNLRPYPTAIIAANDLTAIGALRALHARGLSVPSDVSVVGFDDIELADLFQPPLTTVKLPRQQLARQLFKALEGLQSDAQSLGTQYEVAGSLVIRKSTAMARAD
- a CDS encoding glycoside hydrolase family 88/105 protein, which produces MNRRQAAKMLIPMPFLAHGQMRSAFAEMFFGAKDKVAATETDWSKDLCDSQMQRTPDPTKLGGWGYAISLYLYGQFLVYKRTGDKKYLDYIQGWVDKHVSEDGVIDRTISALDYMLPGNLLLVLYAETKQEKYRKAADSIRHRFDTYPRTEDGAFWHALSRQHQLWLDGMFMSMPFLVRYGKTFNDAKYANDEAVKQLLIYKKHLNDPQTGLMFHAYDESGAQPWADPVTHHSSIFWCRAIGWFGMALIEVLEILPHNHPQRKELIDQVIQLTNAYAKYQDSATGLWYQVVDKASTPGNWLETSSSSMYTYTIYMAVQRKYIPKKFLEVACKGYRGVLTQVSKDADGQMHIANICGGTNVGDLAFYLNRPRNTDDFHGLGAFLIMNEQLRLSSWPSR
- a CDS encoding alpha-L-fucosidase — encoded protein: MRSLLWIFVAMAGIGHAVGQNLAPDEAQRRLDAGNEPMKVGNASPQDAAAIQDAKTGWYAESLKTRDQRLAWWREARFGCFVHWGAYSVLGGEWEGRPNPGYAEHIMRVNKIPLSVYRDDVAAKFHPDAYDAKSWVKQMKAAGMQYVIITSKHHDGFAIWPSDVSKYNIRDVSHFDRDPLKELVDAAHAAGMHVGFYYSHAFDWEDPNAPGNDWDYQNPAGDKGLYGGLNWYNAHPELIPRVEKYVYGKAIPQLKELIAKYHPDILWFDTPSKLPFFEQAAIIKAVRQADPNVVINGRAARTLGVNLGDYLDTADRPAELRPTPGDWEAIPTTNESYGYNKLDTVHKPVGYFIQLLAKTAAKGGNILLNIGPKGDGTIDPPDAEILAGIGKWMAVNGDSIHGTERTPLDRQAWGDSTVKGDTLYLHVLEWPSNGKLLVGGLLSNVKQAYLLSDAAKKPLKTSRVGTEDLLIDVPKMAPDAVDTVIVVKTDGPVKGKTGRLLQAQTNQLLGFDATATGNGFVYGDGKTAQYFVDGLQKEGNSLTWQIRTEKALRFALEVKYSTPKDESTPNRKFAVRLGDKTFTGAIEATAGPRQMKTLPMGEVEIKPGALQDLTITMEGGGDPVHFFEIDLKAL